Genomic window (Desulfovibrio sp. TomC):
TCCCGCTTCCGTCCATCCTTACGCGAACACCGTCCCCTTTACCCCTTCGGGGGGGCCGGGGGCCTCAGGCCCCCGGCCGCCGGAGGCACTCCCCCTTATCCCTCTTGCTAAAAATTACGACGATTTGGCGGCATATTTGGCGGCGACCCGGGCGGCCAGGGTATTTTGACGCACAGGTTTCAGATCGCCGGGAACGGGCGGTACGGGCGTGTGATCCGGCAATGCGGGCTGGGCAACTGGTTTGGCAACGGTTTCGGGAGCGGGGTCTAGGCGTGGCGGCGCGGTCAGCGGCGCGGCGGCGGCGGATGCGCCAGCCAGCTTAAATGGCGAGGCAAAGCGATGGCCGCACACTGGGCAGGCCATGAGCATGCCGCCGATGTGGGACGGAAAACGCAGTGTCTGGCCGCAGCCAGGGCAGTGTCTCGTGGGGCCTTCGGACATCGGACCCTCCATGGCCGGCAGTATTGCAAGAGAAGTGCCCCAAGTGAACAGGCTGGTTACAACAATGGACGATCATTTCGGAGTTGTCATGGAACCAATCGAATTTGATGATTTTTTGAAAGTCGATATGCGCGTTGGCCGCATTCTCTTTTCCTGTTGAGGGGTCCGGGGGATCATCCCCCGGCCGCCGGAGCATTCCCCTTTTTCTCTAACCTCTGCCAAGCGCCGGCCAGGTCCGTAGAAAGTGCAGCACCACGTCGCGCCCGGCTTCGATGGACAGGTGTTCGGCGTCCACCACGCACTCGGCGGCCGGGTCTTCCTCAAAGGGCACGTCCACGCCGATGACCTGGCCCAGGCCCGGGAAATCGCGGCCGGTGGCTTTGCGCATCATGGCCTTGGCGTAGAGTCCGGCCATGACCTTGCCTTCGGGCCGGGCCGCTTCCCGGGCCATGGCCGTGGCCAGGGAACAGCGCACGTGGACCTCGGCGAAATGGGGCATAAGCGAGCGGGCATAGGCGCGCATGGCCAGACGCGGGGCCGAGGCATCCATGATAATGAGCTTTTTGCCTTGGCGGTAGAGCCCGGCGGCCTCGTCGGCGAAGTGTTTATAGGCCGTATGGCGCTCGGCTTCGCTATAGGTGGGCTTGGGGAAATAGGCTTTGCGCCGGGCATCGAGTTCCAGGTAGGTCGCTTCGGTCCCGGCCAGTTGCAGGTACTGGACGACAGCCTTGGCCAGGGCGCTTTTGCCCGATCCCGGCAGCCCGGTGAACCAGAGGACAGCTGGCATATTATTCCATGTATCGGTTGAAATGCTGGCAATCGAAGCGGTCGTCGCCAAGGACGTTTTCCAGAAACCGCAGGAGTCCCCGACGCACTTCTTCGGGATGACCCGGGTACCATTGGGGCGAGGCAATGACCAGTCCGCGAAAGACGTAAAAGGGCGCAATGACCGAAAGCAGCTCGTCGTCGCCGGACGCGCGCAAGTAGGTTTCCCAGAAGGTCATATAGAGCCGCTCGAAGTCCCCGGTCAGCCTGGCATGGCCGTAGAGGCCAAACAGCACGAAATTGAGGCTCATGGTGGCCACGTCGTCGGCCGGCTCGCCCCACTGGCCCCGGCTGCGGTCGAGGACGGCGAAATCGCGAACATCTCCGTCTTCCTGGATGAGCACGTTCCAGGGATGGAAATCGCCGTGGACCTCGCTTAAGCGGTGGGTGTAGCCGCGCAGCTTCCAGCGCCAGTCGATGATGCGTTTTTCCAGGGCGCAGAAGCGCTCCGGGGGAAAGAGGCTGTAGGGGTGCGGGTAGGCGTCCACCAGCCCGAAGATGCATTCGGACGCGCCGATCAGATTTCGTATCCGGCGCAGGTACAGGTCGGCGTCGTCTTTCTTGGCGCTGTGGATCCGGGCCAGCCAGACGGCAAAGGCGCGGGCCATCTTCAGGTCGCGGTCTTCCAGGCCGGTTTTCTGAATGCGCTGCAAATCCAGGTAGTAGTCGTAGCCCGGGGCCTTTTCGCTTATGATGAAGAATTCTTTTGGATTCGATACAGCAATGAGCCGGTCATCCTGGTCGAAATAGCCCAGGGCCATGGGGCGCACGTGTTTTTCCATGGTCC
Coding sequences:
- a CDS encoding adenylyl-sulfate kinase, translated to MPAVLWFTGLPGSGKSALAKAVVQYLQLAGTEATYLELDARRKAYFPKPTYSEAERHTAYKHFADEAAGLYRQGKKLIIMDASAPRLAMRAYARSLMPHFAEVHVRCSLATAMAREAARPEGKVMAGLYAKAMMRKATGRDFPGLGQVIGVDVPFEEDPAAECVVDAEHLSIEAGRDVVLHFLRTWPALGRG
- a CDS encoding phosphotransferase family protein, coding for MRKGTEEKPAIAVRPEAVEQYLKEAFGPDARMLGACEMGSGGQGMKEFGYGKPVCLEFEVGGQVRRGVLSIMRGDKYGHQYYWDRAAILIFQFEAGGTMEKHVRPMALGYFDQDDRLIAVSNPKEFFIISEKAPGYDYYLDLQRIQKTGLEDRDLKMARAFAVWLARIHSAKKDDADLYLRRIRNLIGASECIFGLVDAYPHPYSLFPPERFCALEKRIIDWRWKLRGYTHRLSEVHGDFHPWNVLIQEDGDVRDFAVLDRSRGQWGEPADDVATMSLNFVLFGLYGHARLTGDFERLYMTFWETYLRASGDDELLSVIAPFYVFRGLVIASPQWYPGHPEEVRRGLLRFLENVLGDDRFDCQHFNRYME